In the genome of Mucilaginibacter terrenus, one region contains:
- the gmd gene encoding GDP-mannose 4,6-dehydratase: MRKALITGITGQDGAYLAEFLLKKGYEVHGVKRRASSLNTDRVDHLYQDPHETGVRLHLHYGDLTDSTNLIRIIQEVQPDEIYNLGAQSHVKVSFDTPEYTANADGIGVLRILEAIRLLGLTKKTRLYQASTSELYGLVQVVPQSETTPFYPRSPYAVAKLYGYWIIVNYREAYGMYACNGILFNHESPVRGETFVTRKITRAVSKIALGLQSTLYVGNLSAQRDWGHAKDYVEAMWLMLQQDKPEDFVIATGVTTTVREFIKMAFAELGVTIEFSGRDQFEKGVIIDVDESTVAVLGLNTSVLAPGQTVVKVDAKYFRPTEVELLIGDPSKAHRELGWQPKYDLQALVEDMVKADLHLAKKDECLRAGGFKTLNYFE, encoded by the coding sequence ATGAGGAAAGCGTTAATAACAGGTATTACAGGTCAGGACGGTGCGTATTTAGCAGAATTTTTACTTAAGAAGGGTTACGAAGTACATGGCGTTAAACGCAGGGCTTCATCTTTAAATACAGACCGCGTCGATCACCTGTATCAGGACCCTCATGAAACAGGCGTAAGGCTGCACCTCCACTACGGAGATCTTACCGATTCTACCAATCTTATACGTATCATACAGGAAGTTCAGCCCGATGAAATTTACAACTTGGGCGCTCAAAGCCATGTTAAGGTAAGTTTCGACACGCCGGAGTACACCGCTAACGCGGATGGGATAGGCGTGTTGCGGATTTTGGAAGCAATAAGGTTATTGGGTCTGACAAAAAAAACTCGTTTGTACCAAGCTTCTACCTCTGAGTTGTACGGACTGGTTCAGGTAGTGCCGCAAAGTGAAACAACGCCGTTTTACCCGCGGTCGCCGTATGCGGTAGCCAAGCTGTACGGTTACTGGATAATAGTAAATTATCGCGAAGCTTACGGGATGTATGCCTGTAACGGCATCTTGTTCAATCATGAGAGCCCTGTACGCGGGGAAACTTTTGTGACGCGAAAAATTACACGCGCGGTGTCTAAGATAGCTTTAGGGCTACAAAGCACGCTGTATGTGGGAAATCTTTCGGCACAGCGCGATTGGGGCCATGCAAAAGATTACGTAGAGGCTATGTGGCTAATGTTACAACAGGATAAACCAGAGGATTTTGTAATAGCTACCGGCGTAACCACTACCGTAAGAGAGTTTATTAAAATGGCTTTCGCAGAGTTGGGGGTTACTATTGAGTTTAGCGGGAGAGATCAGTTTGAAAAAGGTGTAATAATTGATGTTGATGAAAGCACGGTTGCGGTACTGGGCCTTAATACATCGGTACTGGCGCCCGGGCAAACAGTAGTAAAGGTAGATGCAAAATACTTTAGGCCTACGGAAGTAGAGTTGTTAATTGGTGACCCGTCCAAAGCACACCGGGAACTAGGCTGGCAACCCAAGTACGATTTGCAGGCGCTTGTGGAAGATATGGTAAAAGCAGATCTCCATCTTGCGAAAAAGGATGAATGCTTAAGAGCCGGAGGCTTTAAAACTTTAAACTATTTTGAATAA
- a CDS encoding DUF3109 family protein, with amino-acid sequence MIEVGSVLLHEDVIRENFVCNLNKCKGACCLEGDSGAPLNHDELAILKDIYPKVKPYMTAKGIATIEREGTHVTDFEGDYTTPCVDKNKECAYVTWENGITKCAIEKAYEHGDIDWQKPISCHLYPIRITAYPEFDVLNYDRWSICSPACSFGNELQVKVHEFLKGPLIRKYGEEWYRDLEDFVAGI; translated from the coding sequence ATGATTGAAGTAGGCAGCGTTTTACTGCACGAAGATGTTATAAGAGAAAACTTTGTTTGTAATTTAAACAAATGTAAAGGTGCGTGTTGCCTTGAGGGCGACTCTGGTGCGCCCTTAAACCATGATGAACTGGCGATATTAAAAGATATCTACCCTAAGGTAAAGCCTTATATGACCGCCAAAGGTATTGCCACTATAGAGCGGGAAGGCACACACGTAACAGACTTTGAAGGGGATTACACTACGCCATGTGTAGACAAGAACAAGGAGTGCGCCTACGTTACCTGGGAAAACGGCATCACAAAATGTGCTATCGAAAAAGCTTATGAGCACGGCGATATAGATTGGCAAAAGCCTATCTCCTGTCATTTATATCCTATCCGCATTACCGCTTACCCGGAGTTTGATGTGTTGAACTACGACCGGTGGAGCATTTGCAGCCCGGCATGCAGCTTTGGCAACGAGCTGCAGGTGAAAGTGCACGAGTTCCTGAAAGGGCCTCTTATTCGTAAATACGGCGAAGAGTGGTACCGGGATCTGGAGGACTTTGTCGCTGGTATATAG
- a CDS encoding DUF3108 domain-containing protein — translation MKNYLPFLLLLFFTRSYCQEVAKTDEVAFQPGEQITYKLKYGFFTAAEAVIKVANSAQKFEGKPALHIFANANTAGTFNLLFKVRNKYETFIDPHTLLPYYYSEERKEASYKHSDKVTFDHEKDIITANRGKYPFKGNVFDFLSAYYYARNIDVSGLKIGQKLDLRYFLEDGIHTLTITYLGKEQVKCGLGTFNCLKFNPTIIPGRIFRKNSMLYLWITDDKNRIPVKAHVELVVGSLVMDLTQASGLKYPLNPVKK, via the coding sequence ATGAAAAACTACTTACCCTTTTTGCTGCTGCTTTTCTTTACCAGGAGTTATTGCCAGGAAGTTGCCAAAACGGATGAGGTTGCTTTTCAGCCCGGTGAGCAAATTACCTACAAGCTTAAGTATGGTTTTTTTACAGCTGCAGAAGCGGTAATAAAAGTAGCGAACAGCGCACAAAAATTTGAGGGCAAACCTGCTTTACACATTTTTGCTAACGCCAATACTGCAGGTACTTTTAACCTGCTTTTTAAGGTGCGGAATAAATATGAAACCTTTATAGATCCGCATACGCTGCTGCCTTATTATTATAGTGAAGAACGCAAGGAGGCTAGTTACAAGCACTCAGACAAGGTTACCTTTGATCATGAAAAGGACATTATTACTGCCAATCGTGGTAAATACCCGTTCAAAGGCAACGTGTTTGATTTCCTGTCGGCCTACTATTACGCTCGCAACATTGATGTATCTGGCTTGAAGATAGGGCAGAAGCTCGACCTGCGCTACTTTTTGGAAGATGGCATACACACCCTCACCATTACTTACCTGGGCAAAGAACAGGTAAAGTGCGGTTTGGGTACGTTTAATTGTTTAAAGTTTAACCCTACCATTATCCCCGGCCGCATATTTAGAAAAAACAGTATGCTATATTTGTGGATTACAGATGACAAGAACCGCATACCGGTAAAGGCACATGTGGAGTTGGTGGTTGGCAGCCTGGTGATGGATCTTACGCAGGCCAGCGGTTTAAAATATCCGCTTAACCCTGTTAAAAAATAG